One genomic segment of Desulfomicrobium sp. ZS1 includes these proteins:
- a CDS encoding NifB/NifX family molybdenum-iron cluster-binding protein, with protein sequence MNIAVTAAGESLNSPVFGEFAQTPYLLIVNMETMRCTALPHKPSHGSDQALAQIILEHNCEAVITGKIEEEAFNMLAGEAVTRYCGTGMTAVYALEVMENRELKLIRNPEGTDECASAHHELEELQICSGHQH encoded by the coding sequence ATGAACATAGCAGTCACCGCCGCCGGAGAATCCCTCAACAGCCCCGTCTTCGGCGAATTCGCCCAAACCCCTTATTTGCTCATCGTGAACATGGAAACAATGCGCTGCACGGCGCTGCCCCACAAACCAAGTCATGGTTCGGACCAGGCTCTTGCCCAAATAATCCTCGAACACAACTGCGAGGCCGTCATTACCGGAAAAATAGAGGAGGAGGCATTCAATATGCTCGCAGGCGAGGCCGTGACCCGATACTGCGGAACGGGCATGACAGCGGTCTATGCCCTGGAGGTCATGGAAAACCGTGAACTGAAACTCATCCGCAACCCGGAAGGCACGGATGAATGCGCGAGCGCGCACCACGAACTGGAAGAACTGCAGATCTGCAGCGGGCACCAGCATTGA
- a CDS encoding FmdE family protein — protein sequence MPEGSSALRYASPVIGPYTVDEFITAAGRFHGYAAPGLILGGFMVHEARSHIAEGILFDAISETAWCLPDAVQMLTPCTVGNGWMRIFNLGLYAVSLFDKFTGKGVRVAVETDKLEPYPVIREWLFKLKPKKEQDSVRLREEIRLAGASICSVREIALRPEFMGGRGKGAIAACPSCGQAYPARDGSVCRSCRGESPYMGWIGGHDLRELGFDGPKLRVVTAEEAVGEKTLHDMTCIEPGVSKDAAFARGQVLDVGDVCRLQRMGRFEVYVEDEGQEESRWVHEDKAARLLASAVAGEGVDCSGEPCEGKITMVARHAGLMAINKEALEELNAIPGVMCATRHAFSVVEKGQQIAATRAIPLYLGRDILGDALRVLNAGPVVSVRPLSKRKVGILVTGTEVFQGLVEDRFIPIITAKVETYGCPVVATDIVPDDRERICRGVQDMLGRGVELIVTTAGLSVDPGDVTRQGLVDAGLKNMRYGTPILPGAMTLLGSVGDAELIGVPACALYFKTTSLDLLLPRVLAGVSPSRRELARLGHGGLCMQCKRCTYPKCPFGK from the coding sequence ATGCCTGAAGGATCTTCCGCGTTACGTTATGCCAGCCCTGTCATCGGTCCATATACAGTGGACGAATTCATAACGGCGGCGGGGCGCTTTCATGGATACGCCGCGCCCGGTCTGATCCTGGGCGGGTTCATGGTCCACGAGGCACGAAGTCATATCGCCGAAGGCATTCTGTTCGACGCCATCTCCGAAACCGCCTGGTGTCTGCCGGATGCCGTGCAGATGCTCACCCCCTGCACCGTGGGCAACGGCTGGATGCGGATTTTCAATCTGGGCCTCTATGCCGTGTCCCTCTTCGACAAATTTACCGGCAAGGGTGTGCGGGTGGCCGTGGAGACCGATAAGCTGGAACCGTATCCGGTCATCCGGGAGTGGCTTTTCAAGCTCAAACCCAAGAAAGAGCAGGACAGTGTCCGGCTGCGCGAGGAGATCCGCCTGGCGGGGGCCTCCATTTGCTCCGTGAGGGAGATTGCGCTGCGGCCCGAATTCATGGGCGGCCGAGGCAAGGGTGCCATCGCAGCATGCCCGTCCTGCGGCCAGGCCTATCCGGCGCGGGACGGCTCGGTCTGCCGGTCGTGTCGAGGCGAATCTCCCTACATGGGTTGGATCGGAGGCCATGATTTGCGCGAACTGGGCTTTGACGGTCCAAAGCTTCGAGTGGTCACGGCCGAGGAAGCGGTAGGCGAGAAGACCCTGCACGACATGACCTGCATTGAGCCGGGCGTGAGCAAGGACGCGGCTTTCGCACGTGGGCAGGTGCTCGATGTCGGTGATGTCTGCCGCTTGCAGCGCATGGGGCGGTTCGAGGTATATGTCGAGGATGAGGGCCAGGAGGAATCGCGCTGGGTCCATGAGGACAAGGCCGCGAGGCTGCTGGCTTCGGCCGTGGCGGGAGAGGGGGTGGACTGCTCGGGAGAACCCTGCGAGGGCAAGATCACCATGGTCGCCCGGCACGCAGGGCTGATGGCCATAAACAAGGAGGCTCTTGAAGAGTTGAACGCCATTCCTGGCGTCATGTGCGCCACCCGTCACGCCTTCAGCGTGGTGGAGAAGGGACAGCAGATCGCGGCCACCCGCGCCATACCGCTCTATCTTGGTCGGGACATTCTCGGCGACGCTTTGCGGGTCCTCAATGCCGGTCCCGTCGTCAGCGTGCGTCCATTGAGCAAACGTAAAGTCGGCATCCTGGTTACGGGCACGGAAGTGTTCCAGGGCCTGGTCGAGGACCGCTTCATTCCCATAATCACCGCCAAGGTCGAGACCTACGGCTGTCCCGTGGTGGCTACGGACATCGTTCCCGATGATCGCGAGCGCATCTGTCGCGGCGTGCAGGACATGCTCGGACGCGGCGTCGAGCTGATTGTGACCACGGCTGGGTTGTCGGTGGATCCCGGCGATGTGACCCGCCAGGGACTTGTCGATGCCGGCTTGAAAAACATGCGCTACGGAACGCCCATTCTACCGGGGGCTATGACGCTTCTTGGCTCGGTCGGGGACGCGGAACTGATCGGCGTTCCGGCCTGCGCCCTGTATTTCAAGACGACGAGCCTGGATCTCTTGTTGCCGAGGGTGCTGGCCGGAGTTTCTCCATCCCGCCGCGAGCTGGCCAGGCTTGGTCACGGCGGGTTGTGCATGCAGTGCAAACGCTGCACGTATCCCAAATGTCCGTTCGGAAAGTGA
- a CDS encoding winged helix-turn-helix domain-containing protein: protein MKTPTVRMHLWLESGESVYFGMGRLMLLDRIEEYGSLRKAAESLGMSYRAAWGKLRATEDAVGEELVETLGTKRGGYRLTPAGRRFRDKFSAWFEAVEKTAVAEAREIFTQSVQSYSEKKIRPHGAGYREVSAEHRNRY, encoded by the coding sequence ATGAAAACGCCGACCGTTCGCATGCATTTGTGGTTGGAGTCGGGCGAAAGCGTGTATTTCGGCATGGGGCGGCTCATGCTCCTCGACCGGATCGAGGAGTACGGGTCTCTGCGTAAGGCCGCGGAGTCCCTGGGCATGTCCTACCGGGCGGCCTGGGGAAAACTTCGGGCTACTGAGGATGCTGTCGGTGAGGAGCTTGTCGAGACGCTTGGCACAAAGCGCGGGGGATACCGCCTGACTCCGGCTGGGCGACGTTTTCGGGACAAGTTCAGCGCCTGGTTTGAAGCCGTGGAAAAGACGGCCGTGGCCGAAGCCCGGGAAATTTTTACGCAAAGCGTGCAAAGCTATTCCGAAAAGAAAATCCGGCCGCATGGTGCCGGGTATCGTGAAGTCTCGGCAGAGCATCGAAACAGGTATTGA